From a region of the Campylobacter showae genome:
- a CDS encoding TRAP transporter substrate-binding protein translates to MKLFSALALCAAMMISAQAAEKYKIKLASTYESNVPVLGDAPKKFKELVEKMSDGRIDVRVDYPSKHKAAFALLDMVKSAQYDAAFTASYFYKGKDAKLMLFTTVPFGMNKAEQDAWYAYGGGKELAQKVFNEQGIVTFHGGNFGMQMGGWFKKEIKSTDDLKGLKLRMTGLGGEIMAKLGVNINTIPIGELYMAMEMNTIDAVEWVCPAIDINFGFQKVAKFYYTGWQEPASENEFYINKKLWDKLPADLQAIIETATKAVAADVYESAVYQNSLVLDKIKSEHPDVKIASFPPGVIAALRKATDEILDELSAKDATFKEILDSQKAFMKKARAWTQISENSYINSTTE, encoded by the coding sequence ATGAAACTATTTTCAGCTCTAGCTCTATGCGCTGCGATGATGATCAGCGCGCAGGCTGCGGAAAAATACAAAATCAAGCTCGCCTCCACCTACGAGAGCAACGTGCCCGTACTAGGCGACGCTCCGAAGAAATTTAAAGAGCTCGTGGAAAAGATGAGCGACGGCCGTATCGATGTTCGCGTTGACTATCCGTCAAAGCACAAGGCGGCGTTTGCGCTGCTTGATATGGTCAAAAGCGCCCAGTACGACGCAGCTTTCACCGCGAGCTACTTTTATAAGGGCAAGGACGCCAAGCTCATGCTCTTTACGACCGTGCCTTTTGGTATGAACAAGGCCGAGCAGGACGCATGGTACGCGTACGGCGGAGGCAAGGAGCTCGCGCAAAAGGTCTTTAACGAGCAGGGCATCGTGACATTTCACGGCGGAAATTTCGGCATGCAGATGGGCGGCTGGTTTAAAAAAGAGATCAAGAGCACGGACGATCTCAAGGGGCTAAAACTGCGCATGACCGGACTTGGCGGCGAGATAATGGCAAAACTGGGAGTCAATATAAACACGATCCCGATCGGCGAGCTATACATGGCGATGGAGATGAACACGATCGACGCCGTCGAGTGGGTGTGCCCAGCGATCGATATAAATTTCGGCTTTCAAAAGGTGGCTAAATTTTACTACACGGGTTGGCAGGAGCCCGCGAGCGAAAATGAATTTTACATCAACAAAAAGCTCTGGGACAAGCTACCGGCCGACCTCCAAGCTATCATAGAAACCGCGACCAAGGCCGTAGCGGCGGACGTATACGAGTCGGCGGTCTATCAAAACTCGCTGGTCCTTGATAAAATCAAAAGCGAGCATCCGGACGTGAAAATCGCCTCGTTTCCGCCCGGGGTCATTGCTGCGCTACGCAAAGCCACGGACGAGATCCTAGACGAGCTTTCGGCAAAGGACGCGACGTTTAAGGAAATTTTGGACTCGCAAAAAGCCTTTATGAAAAAGGCTAGAGCCTGGACGCAGATCTCCGAAAACAGCTACATAAACAGCACTACGGAGTGA
- a CDS encoding cysteine permease: MKITLAPNEFLDDYVLGCEFARNAEISGNAYLFWSGAICAKFENSRIVFLHKKSIPARFREAAARCSDLAGLVLTSAFCSFTTLAPSHLVAKNGSKLYPLFDLREICGIKFINLKKFYDDFGLDYDYRIYIEKCSFFSPAPLEKRIKLTETMCLGYY; encoded by the coding sequence ATGAAAATCACCCTTGCACCAAACGAGTTTTTAGACGATTACGTTCTGGGCTGCGAATTTGCGCGAAATGCCGAAATTTCGGGCAATGCGTATCTGTTTTGGAGCGGCGCGATCTGCGCTAAATTTGAAAACTCGCGCATCGTTTTTCTACACAAAAAAAGCATTCCCGCACGATTTCGCGAGGCGGCCGCGCGCTGCAGCGATCTAGCCGGACTCGTGCTCACGTCGGCATTTTGCTCGTTTACGACTCTAGCGCCCTCGCATCTAGTCGCCAAAAACGGCTCCAAACTCTACCCGCTTTTTGATCTACGCGAAATTTGCGGGATCAAATTTATAAATTTAAAGAAATTTTACGACGACTTCGGACTTGACTACGACTACCGAATTTACATCGAAAAGTGCTCGTTTTTCTCGCCTGCGCCGCTTGAAAAGCGCATAAAGCTAACCGAGACGATGTGTCTTGGGTATTATTAG
- a CDS encoding RidA family protein — MKKVISTKDAPQAIGPYSQAIEANGFLFISGQLGVTPDGKFAGEDVKAQAEQSMLNLKAILAQAGLSFENAVKTTIFLADIEDFAAVNEIYAKFFNEPYPARSTIAVKTLPKGGLVEIELIAATK; from the coding sequence ATGAAAAAGGTTATCTCTACAAAAGACGCTCCGCAGGCGATCGGACCGTATTCGCAGGCGATCGAGGCAAATGGATTTTTGTTTATTTCAGGGCAGCTGGGCGTTACGCCTGACGGCAAATTTGCCGGCGAGGACGTGAAGGCTCAAGCCGAGCAATCGATGCTAAATTTAAAAGCGATTTTGGCGCAGGCGGGACTTAGCTTTGAAAACGCGGTAAAAACGACGATTTTTCTAGCCGACATCGAGGACTTTGCGGCCGTAAACGAAATCTACGCTAAATTTTTTAACGAGCCGTATCCTGCCAGAAGTACGATCGCCGTTAAAACGCTGCCAAAAGGCGGCCTAGTCGAGATCGAGCTCATCGCGGCGACGAAGTAA
- a CDS encoding DUF945 family protein: MKKIIFALAVVLIAVFGAAFYGSSKAKESYDRGVARLTSETLKLGFFNIKANAVENDYDKGLFSSRAVLKLELTDGNDPVKFEAKTTLKHGFAELFSGFKAHSDVKALTPEAALYLKKIFGTDEFLSIDALIKFDKTRDVTLNLADIKTNEDDSSFVISKPFAKAQIKENKIKSLEIGVGKIGGGDTDGIDKVDIENASALIELNDFKSFDDLISFINIQTAYENIAKIGLKAEKMSFNSAKGYDFPKSVGITGMSFLAQVKQNADANLLDTLTDASLGALDVDGKKVLTQLNLSLNEKNVNKEAMAMYVTDPKESTLYKILMSKNYVMEIKNFSFKNPNGKELKFNAIADASGIGAESKALDEDSDIQTALKAIKFDGEIKVQAASITEFLSAYKGLMADSDFNQMMDGIKPFEERLNSLFAKEGEYMSAKFKHDVGSDDLLVNDKISLKEFIMSLMAN; encoded by the coding sequence ATGAAAAAGATTATATTTGCGCTCGCGGTCGTTTTGATCGCGGTTTTTGGAGCCGCGTTTTACGGCTCGTCTAAGGCCAAAGAGTCCTACGACAGGGGCGTGGCGAGGCTAACTAGCGAGACACTCAAGCTTGGATTTTTTAATATAAAAGCAAACGCGGTAGAAAACGACTACGACAAAGGGCTGTTTAGCTCGCGCGCGGTGCTAAAACTCGAGCTCACCGACGGCAACGATCCGGTCAAATTTGAAGCCAAAACGACGCTAAAGCACGGATTTGCCGAGCTGTTTAGCGGGTTTAAGGCTCATAGCGACGTCAAAGCGCTAACGCCCGAAGCCGCACTCTATCTAAAGAAAATTTTCGGTACGGACGAGTTTTTAAGCATCGATGCGCTGATAAAATTTGATAAAACCCGCGACGTGACGCTAAATTTGGCCGATATCAAAACAAATGAGGATGACTCTAGCTTCGTAATCTCAAAGCCGTTTGCGAAGGCGCAAATAAAAGAAAATAAGATAAAATCCCTAGAAATCGGCGTCGGTAAAATCGGTGGCGGCGATACGGACGGCATAGATAAGGTCGATATAGAAAACGCCTCCGCGCTCATCGAACTTAACGACTTTAAGAGCTTTGACGATCTCATCTCGTTTATAAATATACAAACCGCCTACGAAAATATAGCTAAAATCGGGCTAAAGGCCGAGAAAATGAGCTTTAACAGCGCTAAGGGTTATGATTTTCCAAAATCGGTCGGCATTACGGGTATGTCGTTTTTAGCGCAGGTAAAGCAAAACGCAGACGCAAATCTCCTCGACACGCTTACCGACGCGAGTCTAGGAGCGCTTGACGTAGACGGCAAAAAGGTACTCACGCAGCTAAATTTGAGCCTAAACGAGAAAAACGTAAACAAAGAAGCGATGGCGATGTACGTCACCGACCCGAAAGAGTCGACTCTTTATAAAATTTTGATGAGCAAAAACTACGTGATGGAGATTAAAAATTTTAGCTTTAAAAATCCAAACGGCAAAGAGCTAAAATTTAATGCCATAGCCGACGCGTCGGGCATTGGCGCGGAAAGTAAAGCGCTAGATGAGGACTCGGATATCCAAACGGCGCTAAAAGCGATCAAATTTGACGGCGAGATAAAGGTGCAAGCCGCGTCTATAACGGAGTTTTTAAGCGCGTATAAGGGGCTAATGGCCGATAGCGACTTTAACCAAATGATGGACGGCATCAAGCCTTTTGAGGAGCGCCTAAATTCGCTTTTTGCCAAAGAAGGCGAGTATATGAGCGCGAAATTTAAGCACGACGTCGGTAGTGACGATCTGCTAGTAAACGATAAAATTTCGCTCAAAGAATTTATAATGAGCCTGATGGCGAACTAA
- a CDS encoding CDP-alcohol phosphatidyltransferase family protein: MSIYELKPKFQNLLRPIVKLLYSAGVTANQVTLSACAVSILLGALLIKFADISTLFFLLPIWMFLRMALNAIDGMLAREFNQKTPLGGYLNEAADVISDAALYIPFAFVAPFGWGVISLVIFLAFMSEFLGVLGQVHGSGRRYDGPMGKSDRAFVFGLIGTIYAVFGQLPSWFSWTLYAVALLLVLTCINRVRIGLKS, translated from the coding sequence ATGAGTATTTACGAGCTAAAACCCAAATTTCAAAACCTGCTTCGTCCCATAGTAAAACTTCTTTACAGTGCGGGTGTCACGGCAAATCAAGTTACATTATCAGCATGTGCTGTGTCTATTTTACTAGGCGCGCTACTCATCAAATTTGCTGATATATCTACTCTATTTTTTCTGCTGCCTATTTGGATGTTTTTGCGTATGGCGTTAAACGCTATCGACGGCATGCTGGCCCGCGAATTTAATCAAAAAACGCCGCTAGGAGGCTATCTAAATGAAGCTGCTGACGTCATCTCTGATGCCGCTCTTTATATTCCGTTTGCTTTTGTTGCGCCTTTTGGCTGGGGTGTTATCTCGCTCGTTATTTTTCTGGCCTTTATGAGCGAGTTTTTAGGTGTTCTGGGCCAGGTGCACGGTAGCGGTAGGCGTTACGATGGACCTATGGGTAAGAGCGATCGCGCATTCGTATTCGGGCTTATAGGCACTATATATGCGGTATTTGGTCAGCTGCCCTCATGGTTTAGTTGGACGCTTTACGCGGTGGCGCTTTTGCTTGTGCTTACCTGCATAAATCGCGTTAGAATTGGGTTGAAAAGCTAG
- the hcp gene encoding hydroxylamine reductase, translating into MSYNQEMFCHQCQMSAPEGCGAKGQDRGTCGKTSTLALLQDTMVFGLKGLSAYRHHAHELGADTSAVDTVMADTLYFTLTNSNFNFDEHIAQLMAVGSAGVQMMDILSEAHTAKFGVPTPVKVSQNKVEGKAILVSGHNLHALEALLKATEGKGINIYTHSEMLPAHGYPQLRKYPHLKGNVGKAWFDQTKLFNEFKGAILMTTNCIVPLRSSCSYADRLFGYSIAGTDGIKHIQNDDFTPLIECALACGDVSMDSDESLVTGGHYKTILSLAPQILDAIKSGKIRRFFVIAGCDAPGKGREYYRELALSLPKDCVILTSSCGKFRFNDVDFGTVPGTELPRYIDLGQCNDSNGAVKIALALSEATGIAVNDLPVSIVLMWMEQKAVIILLALFSLGVKNINVGPTVPEFFNDEILGFLVQNFGLRLISGDAQADMKYFLGE; encoded by the coding sequence ATGAGTTACAATCAAGAGATGTTCTGTCATCAGTGCCAAATGAGCGCGCCAGAGGGCTGCGGCGCCAAGGGACAAGACCGCGGCACCTGCGGTAAAACCTCGACGCTAGCATTACTTCAGGACACTATGGTTTTCGGACTTAAAGGCCTTAGCGCCTACCGCCACCACGCGCACGAGCTCGGCGCCGATACCAGTGCGGTCGATACCGTGATGGCGGATACGCTGTATTTTACGCTGACGAACTCAAATTTTAACTTCGACGAGCATATCGCGCAGCTGATGGCCGTCGGAAGCGCGGGCGTACAGATGATGGATATCTTAAGCGAGGCTCATACCGCAAAATTCGGCGTACCGACCCCGGTTAAAGTTAGCCAAAACAAGGTCGAGGGCAAGGCGATTTTGGTTAGCGGTCACAACCTGCACGCTCTTGAGGCGCTGCTAAAAGCAACCGAGGGCAAAGGCATCAATATCTACACCCACTCCGAGATGCTTCCTGCGCACGGCTATCCGCAGCTTCGCAAATATCCGCACCTAAAGGGCAACGTCGGCAAGGCGTGGTTCGATCAGACCAAGCTTTTTAACGAATTTAAGGGCGCTATTTTGATGACTACTAACTGCATCGTGCCGCTTCGCTCGTCCTGTAGCTACGCAGACAGGCTGTTTGGCTACTCTATCGCGGGCACCGACGGCATCAAACATATCCAAAACGACGATTTTACGCCGCTCATCGAGTGCGCGCTTGCGTGCGGCGACGTGAGCATGGACAGCGACGAGAGCTTGGTGACGGGCGGACACTACAAGACGATTTTAAGCCTCGCGCCGCAAATTTTAGACGCGATCAAATCGGGCAAAATCCGCCGCTTTTTCGTCATCGCAGGCTGCGACGCGCCGGGCAAAGGACGCGAGTATTACCGCGAGCTAGCGCTTAGCCTGCCGAAAGACTGCGTGATTTTGACCTCCAGCTGCGGCAAATTCCGCTTCAACGACGTGGATTTTGGAACCGTCCCCGGCACCGAGCTTCCGCGCTATATCGATCTAGGTCAGTGCAACGACAGCAACGGCGCGGTCAAGATCGCTCTGGCGCTTAGCGAGGCTACGGGCATCGCGGTAAACGATCTGCCGGTCTCGATCGTGCTGATGTGGATGGAGCAAAAGGCGGTCATCATCCTGCTTGCGCTGTTTAGTCTGGGCGTTAAAAATATCAACGTGGGCCCTACGGTACCTGAGTTTTTCAACGACGAAATTTTGGGCTTTTTGGTGCAAAATTTCGGCCTTCGCCTAATCAGCGGCGACGCGCAGGCGGATATGAAATACTTCCTGGGCGAATAA
- a CDS encoding lysophospholipid acyltransferase family protein, translating to MKEFLAAALDFILCRITIFITGVRPPQELLNIGDGTKIYYANHASHGDFLLIFVSLPYRVRKRVRPVAAAEYWQGGPVRRFLAKNVFNMVLISRHKEPLEALAQMSEALQTHSLIIFPEGTRKTDDDLALQPFKSGIFRLAQQCPAVSFVPVWIKNARNVLPKGFFVPIPLLCELIVGEEITYGGEGKGEFLQKAQDALLAMSDTQNDRTKA from the coding sequence ATGAAAGAGTTTTTAGCGGCCGCACTTGATTTTATCCTTTGCCGCATCACGATATTTATCACTGGCGTACGGCCGCCGCAGGAGCTTTTAAACATCGGCGACGGCACTAAAATTTACTATGCAAATCACGCTAGCCACGGCGATTTTTTGCTGATTTTCGTCTCGCTGCCTTACCGCGTGAGAAAGCGCGTGCGTCCCGTTGCGGCGGCGGAGTATTGGCAGGGCGGGCCCGTGCGCAGGTTTCTTGCTAAAAACGTGTTTAATATGGTTCTAATCAGCCGTCACAAGGAGCCGCTGGAGGCGCTAGCGCAAATGAGCGAGGCGCTGCAGACCCACTCTCTCATTATCTTTCCCGAAGGCACGCGCAAGACGGACGACGACCTCGCGCTGCAGCCGTTTAAAAGCGGGATATTTCGCCTGGCGCAGCAGTGTCCCGCCGTCTCGTTCGTGCCCGTATGGATCAAAAATGCGAGAAACGTCCTGCCCAAGGGCTTTTTCGTGCCTATTCCGCTGCTTTGCGAGCTGATAGTTGGCGAGGAGATAACCTACGGCGGCGAGGGCAAGGGCGAGTTTTTACAAAAGGCGCAGGACGCGCTGCTAGCGATGAGCGATACGCAAAATGATAGAACGAAAGCTTAG
- a CDS encoding phosphatidate cytidylyltransferase — MNPQNHILNLFLGLIAVLVVSSAVAFILKAKFGAENKTIANLTSRINAWWAMILVIFAFTYMGKNAVIFLFLLISFAALREFLSLIYIRRGDHIALVACFYVILPAQYIFIYADWYAMAMIFIPVYGFLFLPILAAICGDAAYFLERSTKIQWALMICVFCISHIPALLLLDLKQGSGMELMLFLILVVQSSDVLQYVWGKLFGKRKIAPSISPSKTVVGFAGGVLSASALAACLHHLTPFGAVGAFFIGLAVCMMGFLGGLVMSAIKRDLGVKDWGYMISGHGGMLDRMDSLCFAAPIFFHIVRYFYA, encoded by the coding sequence ATGAACCCGCAAAATCATATATTAAATCTATTTTTAGGACTCATCGCGGTGCTAGTCGTCTCTAGCGCCGTTGCCTTTATCCTAAAGGCGAAATTCGGCGCCGAGAACAAAACCATTGCAAATTTGACCTCGCGCATAAACGCCTGGTGGGCGATGATTTTGGTGATTTTTGCGTTTACGTATATGGGCAAAAACGCCGTGATATTTTTGTTTTTGCTTATCTCTTTTGCCGCTTTGCGCGAGTTTTTGTCGCTCATCTACATCCGCAGGGGCGATCATATCGCGCTCGTGGCGTGCTTTTACGTGATTTTGCCCGCGCAGTATATTTTTATTTATGCCGATTGGTACGCGATGGCGATGATATTTATCCCGGTTTACGGATTTTTGTTTTTACCGATTTTGGCGGCTATTTGCGGCGATGCGGCATATTTTTTGGAGCGTTCGACGAAGATCCAGTGGGCGCTGATGATCTGCGTGTTTTGTATCTCGCACATTCCCGCGCTTCTTTTGCTGGATCTTAAGCAAGGCAGCGGCATGGAGCTGATGCTGTTTTTGATCCTGGTCGTGCAGTCTAGCGACGTGCTGCAGTACGTCTGGGGCAAGCTTTTTGGCAAACGCAAGATCGCGCCTAGCATCAGTCCGTCTAAGACCGTGGTCGGCTTTGCGGGAGGGGTTCTTAGCGCTAGCGCGCTGGCCGCGTGTCTGCATCATCTCACGCCTTTTGGCGCGGTGGGGGCGTTTTTCATCGGGCTTGCCGTTTGCATGATGGGCTTTTTAGGAGGGCTCGTTATGTCTGCGATCAAGCGCGATCTTGGCGTCAAAGACTGGGGCTACATGATCAGCGGCCACGGCGGGATGCTTGACCGCATGGACTCGCTGTGCTTTGCGGCGCCGATATTTTTTCACATAGTTAGATATTTTTACGCGTGA
- a CDS encoding DUF1287 domain-containing protein, protein MKIWSKILLLALAANLAFAFSAGKLVQDARAQVGQTLFYDPSYERLAYPMGDVDMIKGVCTDVVVRALRGQDIDLQRLIHEDMSANFSAYPKNWGAKKTDKNIDHRRVPNIATYLKRKGYEAKGEFKAGDIVTWRLDNGRPHIGIVSDKFAGDKTPLVIHNIGLGAQEEDVLNVYEITGHFRIK, encoded by the coding sequence ATGAAAATTTGGAGCAAAATTTTACTTTTAGCGCTCGCGGCAAATTTAGCCTTTGCGTTTTCGGCTGGGAAGCTAGTACAAGACGCTAGAGCGCAGGTCGGGCAGACGCTGTTTTACGATCCTTCGTACGAGAGGCTAGCCTATCCGATGGGCGACGTGGATATGATAAAAGGCGTTTGCACCGACGTCGTCGTTAGGGCGCTGCGCGGGCAGGACATCGATCTGCAGCGGCTCATCCACGAGGATATGAGCGCAAATTTTAGCGCCTATCCAAAAAACTGGGGCGCGAAAAAGACCGACAAAAACATCGATCATCGCCGAGTGCCAAATATCGCCACCTATCTAAAACGCAAAGGCTACGAGGCGAAGGGCGAGTTTAAAGCGGGCGATATCGTGACGTGGCGGCTGGATAACGGCAGGCCTCATATCGGCATAGTTTCGGATAAATTTGCCGGCGACAAAACCCCGCTCGTGATCCACAATATCGGGCTTGGCGCGCAGGAAGAGGACGTGCTAAATGTTTACGAGATAACGGGGCATTTTAGGATAAAATAA
- a CDS encoding bifunctional alpha/beta hydrolase/class I SAM-dependent methyltransferase, translating into MEFKESYFITSDGARIFYRYRLAADVACENPGASEVNLCEDDKFDGSNLGAEAANETLNLTSEQARGADENAELGSSGEGKFEGPDLPNGSENSDSNLNETSKCGTSNLSENAEQNLKFKAAPNAKAVAIFHRGHEHSGRTTHVADGLADESFSYFAWDQRGHGKSEGERGDAPSIGRLIADVDEFVAHIEQRFGFDTQNLAVIAQSVGAVLVSAWLHDYAPRVRCAVLASPAFSVKLYVPFARAGLKALYSSRGNFFVNSYVKAHYLTHDKQRQASYDADSLITRAISVRILLGLYEAAQRVVSDAAAITTPTLLLISGDDWVVEHAPQYEFYNALGARVKRREVLDGFYHDTLGESERERAFEIVREFVGERFSAPFSEVDCTHADEYGFSREEADRLATPLPRFSPKNLQFKFQRVFMQAVSPWVGGLKIGENTGYDSGSTLDYVYRNEPQGANKFFKFIDKFYLNAIGWRGIRERKRNIKLAIDQAVAKLQERGEPLRLLDIASGHGRYILDAAQGHKFERITLRDYSDINVKAGSEMIKERGLQDVASFTQANAFEAASYEGLQGTYTLGVVSGLFELFPDNSVVRTALQGFASSVRSGGYLIYTNQPWHPQLEMIARALSSHRQGAAWIMRRRSQAEMDQLVAKAGFKKVKEWIDGDGIFSVSLAVKI; encoded by the coding sequence ATGGAGTTTAAAGAGAGCTATTTTATAACGAGCGACGGGGCGAGGATATTTTACAGATACCGCTTGGCTGCGGACGTGGCGTGCGAAAATCCGGGCGCAAGCGAAGTAAATTTGTGCGAGGACGATAAATTTGACGGATCAAATTTGGGCGCCGAGGCCGCAAACGAAACGTTAAATTTGACTAGCGAGCAAGCGCGCGGCGCGGATGAAAATGCGGAGCTAGGCTCAAGCGGCGAAGGCAAATTTGAGGGACCAGATTTACCAAACGGCAGCGAAAACTCGGACTCAAATTTAAACGAAACTAGCAAATGCGGCACGTCAAATTTGAGCGAAAACGCCGAGCAAAATCTCAAATTTAAAGCCGCGCCGAATGCCAAAGCCGTAGCGATATTTCACCGCGGACACGAGCACTCGGGCAGGACGACGCACGTGGCGGACGGCTTGGCGGATGAGAGTTTTAGCTATTTTGCGTGGGATCAGCGCGGACACGGCAAAAGCGAGGGCGAGCGGGGCGACGCGCCGAGTATCGGTCGTCTCATCGCCGACGTGGACGAGTTTGTGGCACACATCGAGCAGAGATTTGGCTTTGATACGCAAAATCTAGCCGTGATAGCTCAAAGCGTGGGCGCCGTGCTGGTCTCTGCGTGGCTGCACGACTACGCTCCGCGCGTTCGCTGCGCGGTGCTGGCAAGTCCCGCGTTTAGCGTGAAGCTTTACGTACCGTTTGCTAGAGCCGGGCTAAAGGCTCTCTACTCCTCGCGCGGAAATTTTTTCGTAAACAGCTACGTCAAGGCGCACTATCTCACGCACGACAAACAGCGCCAGGCTAGCTACGACGCCGACTCGCTCATCACTCGCGCGATCTCAGTGCGCATACTGCTGGGACTTTACGAAGCGGCGCAGCGCGTGGTTTCGGACGCCGCCGCGATCACGACGCCTACGCTACTGCTGATCTCGGGCGATGATTGGGTCGTGGAGCACGCCCCGCAGTACGAGTTTTACAACGCTCTTGGCGCGCGCGTAAAGAGGCGCGAGGTTTTAGATGGATTTTACCACGATACGCTGGGCGAGAGCGAGCGGGAGAGGGCGTTTGAGATAGTGCGCGAGTTCGTCGGCGAGAGGTTTAGCGCGCCTTTTAGCGAGGTGGACTGCACGCATGCGGACGAATACGGATTTAGCCGCGAGGAGGCCGATAGGCTGGCTACGCCGCTGCCGAGATTTAGCCCGAAAAATTTACAGTTTAAATTTCAGCGGGTATTTATGCAGGCGGTTTCGCCGTGGGTCGGCGGGCTAAAGATCGGCGAAAATACGGGCTACGATAGCGGCAGTACGCTTGACTACGTTTACCGAAACGAGCCGCAAGGGGCGAATAAATTTTTTAAATTTATCGACAAATTTTACCTAAACGCTATCGGCTGGCGCGGCATCAGGGAGCGCAAGCGAAATATCAAACTAGCCATCGATCAGGCCGTAGCAAAGCTGCAGGAGCGAGGCGAGCCGCTACGACTGCTAGACATCGCCTCGGGGCACGGCAGATACATACTAGACGCCGCGCAAGGGCATAAATTTGAGCGCATAACGCTACGCGACTACAGCGACATAAACGTAAAAGCCGGCAGCGAAATGATAAAAGAGCGCGGGCTGCAGGACGTCGCGAGCTTTACGCAGGCAAACGCGTTCGAAGCCGCTAGCTACGAGGGTTTGCAGGGCACATATACGCTAGGCGTCGTATCGGGGCTGTTTGAGCTCTTTCCGGATAACTCGGTCGTGCGCACTGCGCTACAAGGCTTTGCAAGCAGCGTAAGAAGCGGTGGCTACCTCATCTACACCAACCAGCCGTGGCACCCGCAGCTCGAGATGATCGCGCGCGCTCTATCGAGCCACAGGCAGGGCGCTGCGTGGATCATGCGCCGCCGCAGCCAGGCCGAGATGGATCAGCTCGTGGCAAAGGCGGGATTTAAAAAAGTAAAAGAGTGGATAGATGGGGATGGGATATTTAGCGTTAGCTTGGCTGTTAAAATTTAG